A genomic window from Leptolyngbya sp. BL0902 includes:
- the clpS gene encoding ATP-dependent Clp protease adapter ClpS, with the protein MTWVLTTATAAASPTIAPEKTRQTTRQPYPNYKIIVLNDDVNTFQHVAECLVKYIPGMGADQAWNLTNQIHYEGQAIVWVGPLEQAELYHTQLTRAGLTMAPLEKA; encoded by the coding sequence ATGACCTGGGTTCTGACCACGGCCACTGCCGCTGCTTCACCGACCATTGCCCCTGAGAAAACCCGCCAGACCACCCGCCAACCCTACCCCAACTACAAAATCATCGTCCTCAACGACGACGTCAACACCTTTCAGCATGTGGCGGAATGTCTGGTGAAATACATTCCCGGTATGGGAGCCGATCAAGCCTGGAACCTTACCAACCAAATCCACTACGAAGGGCAGGCGATTGTCTGGGTTGGCCCCCTCGAACAGGCGGAACTTTACCACACCCAGCTCACCCGTGCGGGCCTGACGATGGCTCCCCTCGAAAAGGCATAA
- a CDS encoding DUF2103 domain-containing protein, giving the protein MTQASDGRLVWNHSTHLPGLIPILEQLLHQPGIGTVTPGVIANVRAHSPELRVKVSVPIRGGFKLIARKGKTVQEVFVLTELDKAGLETAVAKAIEAA; this is encoded by the coding sequence ATGACACAAGCCTCGGACGGTCGCCTCGTTTGGAACCACTCCACCCATCTACCGGGCCTGATCCCCATCCTGGAACAACTGCTCCATCAACCCGGTATTGGCACCGTCACCCCTGGGGTCATTGCCAACGTCCGTGCCCACTCGCCCGAACTGCGGGTGAAGGTCTCGGTGCCCATCCGGGGTGGGTTTAAGCTGATTGCCCGCAAAGGCAAGACCGTCCAGGAAGTATTTGTGCTTACAGAATTAGACAAGGCCGGATTAGAAACCGCTGTGGCTAAGGCTATCGAGGCGGCCTAG